One genomic window of Clostridioides sp. ES-S-0054-01 includes the following:
- a CDS encoding ABC transporter ATP-binding protein encodes MKILYTENLSKHYGKGENLVRALDNVNLEINEGEFVAIIGKSGSGKSTLLHMIGGLDIPTSGKVYIDNKNIFTLKEEELAVFRRRKIGFIFQSYNLIPSLNVWENVVLPIGLDGREVDESFIKELLKSLGLENKHDVLPNTLSGGQQQRVAIARALATRPAIILADEPTGNLDSKTSDEVMSILKSMSKKYSQTLVMITHDDSIAQMADRVIFIEDGRVSKVGDKND; translated from the coding sequence ATGAAAATACTATATACTGAAAATTTATCAAAGCATTATGGAAAAGGAGAAAACTTAGTAAGAGCTTTGGACAATGTTAACTTAGAAATAAATGAAGGTGAATTTGTTGCAATAATAGGAAAATCAGGTTCTGGAAAAAGTACACTTTTACATATGATTGGAGGTCTTGATATACCTACATCTGGGAAGGTGTATATAGATAATAAAAATATATTTACATTAAAAGAAGAAGAACTAGCTGTGTTTAGAAGAAGAAAAATAGGGTTTATATTTCAAAGCTATAATTTAATTCCATCTCTTAATGTATGGGAAAATGTAGTGTTGCCAATCGGTCTAGATGGTAGAGAAGTAGATGAATCTTTTATAAAAGAACTTTTGAAATCATTAGGACTTGAAAATAAACATGACGTTTTACCAAATACATTATCAGGTGGTCAACAACAAAGGGTGGCAATAGCAAGAGCATTAGCTACAAGACCAGCTATAATACTTGCTGATGAACCAACTGGAAACCTAGATTCTAAAACATCTGATGAGGTTATGAGTATATTAAAATCTATGTCTAAGAAGTACAGTCAAACTCTAGTTATGATAACTCATGATGACAGTATAGCCCAAATGGCTGATAGAGTTATATTCATAGAAGATGGCAGGGTGTCAAAGGTTGGTGATAAAAATGATTAA
- a CDS encoding HAMP domain-containing histidine kinase, producing the protein MLKNMNLKDGLSVKDDYIMRRVIVYSVLSVLIVTLVFILFEYSRLHKLYEHQIKNTQNIAGILIEKYPNDEIDIVNSIYNSDYSKVSTGEKAFKKFGYGLENKMSNDKNFSLYLKSFFKESFFIFLMMFIVVIGIIYYFIRYINKRLSKIYFIVDKMAQENYLKDTTESEETGYLVEYNEYFKEGTFSKINNCLYELNRSLKIKFIKLEKEKESVKSLVTDISHQLKTPLASLKLYNTLLIEEKLEEDEANEFLLTNKASINKLENLINSLVNISRLEISMINIKKEDNDIKNTILNAVKSVTPKAKSKSITLNLNEFNSRIIPHDKKWTEESIFNVLDNAVKYTQVNGEINISVEETANFFKIIIEDNGIGIEKNEFNNIFKRFYRGSADEIESVEGSGVGLYLSRKILEEQGGNIIVSSKVGIGSKFSLFLTTM; encoded by the coding sequence ATGCTAAAAAATATGAACCTCAAAGATGGTTTAAGTGTGAAAGATGATTATATAATGAGAAGAGTTATTGTATATTCTGTTTTATCTGTACTAATAGTAACCCTTGTATTTATACTTTTTGAATATAGCAGATTACATAAATTGTATGAACATCAAATAAAAAATACTCAAAATATTGCTGGAATATTGATTGAAAAATATCCTAATGATGAAATAGATATAGTAAATTCTATTTATAATTCCGATTATAGTAAGGTGTCTACTGGAGAAAAGGCATTTAAGAAATTTGGCTATGGATTGGAAAATAAAATGTCAAATGATAAAAATTTTAGTTTATACTTAAAATCTTTTTTTAAGGAATCATTTTTTATTTTTTTAATGATGTTTATAGTAGTTATAGGTATAATATATTATTTTATAAGATACATAAATAAAAGATTGAGTAAAATTTATTTTATAGTAGATAAGATGGCACAAGAAAACTACTTGAAGGACACTACTGAGTCAGAAGAAACTGGTTATCTAGTAGAATATAATGAGTATTTTAAAGAAGGTACATTTAGTAAGATAAATAACTGTCTATATGAGCTTAATAGAAGTTTAAAGATAAAGTTTATTAAATTAGAAAAAGAAAAAGAAAGTGTAAAATCATTAGTAACAGATATTTCCCATCAATTAAAAACTCCTTTAGCATCCTTAAAATTATACAATACATTACTTATAGAAGAAAAATTAGAAGAAGATGAAGCCAACGAGTTCTTATTAACCAATAAGGCTTCTATAAATAAATTAGAAAATTTAATAAATTCTTTAGTGAACATATCAAGGTTAGAAATTAGCATGATAAACATAAAAAAAGAAGATAATGATATAAAAAATACTATTCTAAATGCAGTAAAAAGTGTTACCCCTAAGGCTAAGAGCAAAAGTATAACATTAAATTTAAATGAATTTAACAGTAGAATTATACCACATGATAAAAAGTGGACTGAGGAGAGTATTTTTAATGTATTAGATAATGCTGTAAAGTACACACAGGTAAATGGAGAAATAAATATATCTGTAGAAGAAACTGCTAATTTCTTTAAAATTATAATAGAGGATAATGGCATAGGGATTGAAAAAAATGAGTTTAATAATATATTTAAACGTTTTTATAGAGGTTCTGCTGATGAAATTGAATCTGTAGAAGGTAGTGGGGTAGGATTGTATTTAAGTAGAAAGATTTTAGAAGAACAAGGTGGAAATATTATAGTTTCTTCAAAAGTAGGGATAGGGAGCAAGTTTTCTTTGTTTCTTACAACTATGTAA
- a CDS encoding response regulator transcription factor has protein sequence MNNILLLEDDKSLNRGISFKLKKEGYNVFSAFGIEEAKNIFAKEEICLIISDIGLPDGSGFDFCEEIRKKSDVYIIMLTALDEEVDIVTGYDLGADDYITKPFSLMVLISKVNALMKRVNTVKNYTLLVCDDLFFYYIENKLIIRTDDKEEEIILSKTETKLLKYLMENSMQTLTKEQLLESLWDSSGNFVDDNTIAVNIRRLRQKVEKNPSEPKYIKTVRGVGYMWGERSIKKC, from the coding sequence ATGAATAATATACTACTTTTGGAAGATGACAAATCTTTAAATAGAGGAATTAGTTTTAAATTAAAAAAAGAAGGATACAATGTTTTTAGTGCATTTGGTATAGAAGAAGCAAAAAATATTTTCGCAAAAGAAGAGATATGCTTAATTATTTCCGATATAGGTCTACCTGATGGTAGTGGTTTTGACTTTTGTGAGGAGATTAGAAAGAAAAGTGATGTTTACATAATAATGTTGACAGCTCTTGATGAAGAGGTGGATATTGTCACAGGATATGATTTAGGTGCAGATGATTATATCACAAAGCCTTTTAGCTTGATGGTATTAATATCAAAAGTGAATGCGCTTATGAAAAGAGTAAATACAGTAAAAAATTATACTCTATTAGTTTGTGATGATTTATTCTTTTATTATATAGAAAATAAATTAATTATAAGAACAGATGATAAGGAAGAAGAGATAATTTTAAGTAAGACAGAGACAAAACTATTAAAATATTTGATGGAAAATTCTATGCAGACATTGACTAAAGAACAACTGTTAGAATCTTTATGGGATAGTAGTGGTAATTTTGTAGATGATAATACGATTGCAGTAAATATAAGAAGACTTAGACAAAAGGTTGAAAAAAATCCATCTGAACCTAAATATATAAAAACAGTAAGAGGGGTTGGATATATGTGGGGAGAAAGGAGTATAAAAAAATGCTAA
- a CDS encoding bifunctional metallophosphatase/5'-nucleotidase yields MKIRRYLILVIIILITTSQSFISYGLERFEEITIFHTNDIHGRYAEGDDHIQIGNLATLKKETPNSILVDAGDCLHGLSIVNMDRGKSAIELIKCAGYDYITPGNHDFNYGKDRLFELSKSANLGENTLKFLSSNIFENGKKVFDSNDIKEIDGIKIGFFGLSTQETKSKTRFKNVEGLEFKNPIESATEQVNELKGKGANVIVAICHIGTNSLSKPNSIDIANEVQGIDLIIDGHSHTKFENGKQVGDTLIVSTGQYLENIGEVKLTLDTNDIENIKIENKSARLIGKEEALRYKLDFDVSKKVDKIKEQQEKILDKVIGVTTNTLDGSYENVRIKETNLGNLISDILLDKTNADISLFNGGNIRDTIEKGNITRRDIVDVFPFSNTIVTKELTGAQIKDVLEHGVKLYPEKSSAFLQVGGISYYFNPKQKEGERITGIQKEGKPLDLNKKYVVATNDYIASGGDEFPCFSKEPVLKEFGNLESAVIEYIEYKKEISKIVDGRIGIKSKDELISKNHESDLILSENEKSINDNEENLSNNIKSSDSDKNKSLDKTSARESSNLGISKREAKEKSPKTGDLGFSNSIIIFIVSSTLICLLNFNQKELKDKKSK; encoded by the coding sequence TTGAAGATTAGAAGGTATTTAATTTTGGTAATTATAATTCTAATTACAACAAGTCAGAGTTTTATTTCTTATGGACTAGAGCGATTTGAAGAAATAACTATTTTTCACACTAATGATATACATGGAAGATATGCTGAAGGTGATGACCATATACAAATAGGAAATCTAGCCACATTGAAAAAAGAAACTCCAAACTCAATTTTAGTAGATGCAGGAGACTGTTTGCATGGACTTTCAATAGTAAATATGGATAGAGGGAAAAGTGCAATTGAATTAATTAAGTGTGCTGGATATGACTATATTACTCCTGGAAATCATGACTTTAATTATGGAAAAGATAGACTGTTTGAGTTATCTAAAAGTGCTAATTTAGGAGAGAATACTTTAAAATTTTTGTCATCAAATATTTTTGAAAATGGAAAAAAAGTTTTTGATAGTAATGATATAAAAGAAATAGATGGAATAAAAATAGGATTTTTTGGACTCTCAACCCAGGAAACAAAGAGCAAAACTAGATTTAAAAATGTGGAAGGGTTAGAGTTTAAAAATCCTATAGAAAGTGCAACAGAACAAGTAAATGAATTAAAAGGAAAAGGTGCCAATGTAATAGTTGCAATATGTCATATTGGTACAAACAGTTTAAGTAAGCCGAATAGTATAGACATAGCAAATGAGGTTCAAGGAATTGATTTGATTATTGATGGGCACAGCCACACTAAGTTTGAAAATGGTAAACAGGTGGGTGATACATTGATTGTAAGTACTGGACAATATTTAGAGAACATTGGTGAGGTAAAATTAACTTTGGATACTAATGATATAGAAAATATAAAAATAGAAAATAAATCAGCTAGATTAATCGGAAAAGAAGAAGCATTAAGATATAAGCTTGACTTTGATGTAAGTAAAAAGGTTGATAAAATAAAAGAACAACAAGAAAAAATATTAGATAAAGTTATAGGTGTAACTACAAATACTCTGGATGGTTCATATGAAAATGTAAGGATAAAAGAAACTAATTTAGGTAATTTAATAAGTGACATTTTACTAGATAAAACTAATGCTGATATTTCTTTATTTAATGGAGGGAATATTCGAGATACGATAGAAAAAGGCAATATAACAAGAAGAGATATTGTAGATGTATTTCCTTTTAGCAATACTATAGTTACCAAAGAGCTTACAGGAGCACAGATTAAAGATGTGTTGGAGCATGGAGTAAAACTTTATCCAGAAAAAAGTTCAGCCTTTTTACAAGTAGGAGGAATTTCATATTACTTTAATCCTAAACAAAAAGAAGGTGAAAGAATAACAGGTATTCAAAAAGAAGGAAAGCCATTAGATTTAAATAAAAAGTATGTAGTTGCAACGAATGATTATATAGCCTCAGGTGGAGATGAATTTCCTTGTTTTTCAAAAGAGCCAGTACTAAAGGAGTTTGGAAATTTAGAGAGTGCAGTCATTGAATATATAGAGTACAAAAAAGAAATATCAAAAATTGTAGATGGAAGAATTGGTATTAAATCTAAAGATGAGTTAATAAGCAAGAATCATGAGAGTGATTTGATATTAAGTGAAAATGAAAAAAGTATCAATGATAATGAAGAGAATCTATCTAATAATATAAAAAGCTCTGATAGTGATAAAAATAAAAGCTTAGATAAAACAAGTGCTAGAGAAAGTTCTAATCTAGGAATATCTAAAAGAGAAGCTAAAGAAAAATCTCCTAAAACAGGAGATTTAGGTTTTTCAAATAGTATAATTATATTTATAGTTTCAAGTACATTAATATGTTTATTGAATTTTAATCAAAAAGAGTTAAAGGATAAAAAATCAAAATAA